Proteins from a genomic interval of Flammeovirgaceae bacterium SG7u.111:
- the dnaK gene encoding molecular chaperone DnaK, with amino-acid sequence MGKIIGIDLGTTNSCVAVMEGNEPVVIPNSEGRRTTPSIVAFLEDGKGERKVGDPAKRQAITNPQNTIMSIKRFMGKKYTEVGSELKTVSYNVEKGNNDTPRVKIGDRLYTPQEISAVVLQKMKQTAEDYLGTTVTEAVVTVPAYFNDSERQATKEAGEIAGLKVNRIINEPTAAALAYGLDKKSEDMTIAVFDLGGGTFDVSILELGDGVFEVKSTNGDIHLGGDDFDQKIIDWLAEEFIKDEGIDLRKDPMAMQRLKEAAEKAKVELSSSTSTEINLPYIMPVDGIPKHLVKSLTRAKFEQLADDLVKRTLEPCKSALKDAGMTSSDIDEVILVGGSTRIPKIQEEVEKFFGKKPSKGVNPDEVVAIGAAIQGGVLTGEVKDVLLLDVTPLSLGIETMGGVMTKLIESNTTIPTKKSQVFSTAADQQPSVEIHVLQGERPMAKDNKTIGRFHLDGIPPAPRGVPQIEVSFDIDANGILHVTALDKGTNREQKIRIEASSGLTDEEIKKMRDEAKANEESDKQEKEKIEKLNAADSLVFQTEKQLKEFGDKLSEGNKSAIEAALTELKTAHSSQDIAAIDKAMESLNGAWSAASQEMYAAAGADPNAAAGGPEDAGGAEAGADTSGEDDVTDVEFEEVDKDKK; translated from the coding sequence ATGGGAAAAATCATAGGTATTGATTTAGGAACGACCAACTCTTGTGTTGCTGTGATGGAAGGGAACGAACCAGTAGTAATCCCTAACAGCGAAGGCAGGAGAACTACTCCCTCTATTGTAGCATTTTTGGAAGATGGAAAAGGTGAGAGAAAAGTGGGCGACCCTGCTAAAAGGCAAGCCATTACCAACCCTCAAAATACCATCATGTCTATCAAGCGCTTCATGGGTAAAAAATACACAGAAGTAGGGAGTGAATTGAAGACAGTTTCTTACAATGTAGAAAAAGGAAACAACGATACGCCAAGGGTTAAAATTGGTGATAGATTATACACGCCTCAAGAAATTTCAGCTGTTGTGTTGCAAAAAATGAAGCAAACTGCAGAGGATTACTTGGGTACTACAGTGACTGAAGCGGTAGTAACTGTTCCTGCTTATTTCAACGATTCGGAAAGACAAGCTACTAAAGAAGCGGGTGAAATTGCAGGATTGAAGGTAAACAGGATCATCAACGAACCTACTGCAGCAGCTTTGGCTTACGGGCTTGACAAAAAGTCTGAAGACATGACCATCGCAGTATTTGACCTTGGTGGTGGTACATTTGATGTATCTATCCTTGAGCTAGGCGACGGTGTATTTGAAGTAAAATCTACAAATGGCGATATCCACTTAGGTGGTGATGACTTTGACCAAAAAATCATTGATTGGTTGGCTGAAGAGTTCATCAAAGACGAAGGAATTGACCTGCGTAAAGACCCAATGGCTATGCAGCGTTTGAAAGAAGCTGCCGAAAAAGCGAAAGTTGAACTTTCAAGCTCAACTTCTACCGAGATCAACTTGCCATACATCATGCCAGTAGACGGTATTCCTAAGCACTTGGTAAAAAGCTTGACTAGGGCTAAGTTTGAGCAATTAGCTGACGATTTGGTGAAGCGTACGCTTGAGCCATGCAAAAGCGCATTGAAAGATGCTGGCATGACATCATCAGATATTGATGAAGTCATTTTGGTAGGTGGTTCTACGCGTATTCCTAAAATTCAGGAAGAGGTTGAAAAATTCTTTGGCAAGAAACCTTCTAAAGGTGTAAACCCTGATGAGGTTGTGGCTATCGGAGCTGCTATCCAAGGTGGTGTACTTACTGGTGAGGTAAAAGACGTATTGCTTTTGGATGTTACCCCACTTTCTTTGGGTATAGAGACTATGGGTGGCGTAATGACAAAACTGATCGAGTCTAATACGACTATCCCAACTAAGAAATCACAAGTGTTCTCTACTGCTGCTGACCAACAGCCTTCGGTTGAGATCCACGTGTTGCAAGGTGAAAGACCAATGGCTAAGGACAACAAAACTATTGGTAGATTCCACCTAGATGGTATTCCACCTGCACCAAGGGGCGTTCCTCAAATTGAAGTTTCGTTTGATATAGATGCCAACGGTATTCTTCACGTAACTGCTCTTGATAAAGGAACTAACCGTGAGCAAAAAATCAGGATCGAGGCTTCTTCTGGTCTTACTGACGAGGAAATCAAGAAAATGAGAGATGAGGCGAAAGCCAATGAAGAAAGTGATAAGCAGGAGAAAGAGAAAATAGAGAAGTTGAATGCTGCTGACTCATTGGTTTTCCAAACTGAAAAGCAATTGAAAGAATTTGGAGATAAACTTTCTGAAGGCAACAAATCTGCCATAGAAGCTGCTTTGACAGAACTTAAAACTGCACATTCTTCTCAAGATATTGCTGCTATCGACAAGGCGATGGAAAGCTTGAACGGAGCATGGAGTGCAGCATCTCAAGAGATGTACGCAGCAGCTGGAGCAGATCCTAATGCAGCGGCTGGTGGTCCAGAAGATGCTGGAGGAGCTGAAGCAGGCGCTGATACTAGTGGAGAAGATGACGTTACTGACGTTGAATTTGAAGAAGTTGATAAGGATAAAAAATAA
- a CDS encoding M28 family peptidase: MRKLFINLFLTCCLVYSASAQEVKKYAETIKASDLKKHLEIIASDEYEGRETGEKGQKMAAEYIVNQFKGDSLIGPVKANTDNPYLQPFELEKSSWDDVTIETEGKKLSLFNEFFVYGNTVLENGEYEVIFGGYGIDTEKYSDYKDLDVEGKIVAVMEGEPKTKDIFLISGSEEKSPQNDTRAKIATASEKGAKGIIIVYESDENYQKRAQVFKQYASRPSLGFPKGKQDEGTALFFTSPTYAGDLLGTSPKKLQSAIKKINKKGKTLAGEYSNTIAITMERKIESVTTENVLGFLEGTDLKDEVVIVTAHYDHIGITGGEINNGADDDGSGTVSVLEIAEAFTSAKKEGHGPRRSMLFMTVTGEEKGLLGSRYYSENPIFPIENTVTDLNIDMVGRVDEKHKDNPFYIYIIGSDMLSSELHELSEDVAKKQYPNIELDYQYNAKDDPNRFYYRSDHYNFAKHGIPVIFYFNGTHEDYHRPTDTVEKIHFDKMEQVARLIFSTAWEVANSDNRPLVDKKAGK, from the coding sequence ATGAGAAAATTATTCATTAATCTATTTTTAACCTGCTGCCTAGTCTATTCGGCTTCTGCCCAAGAGGTAAAAAAATATGCCGAGACTATCAAAGCTAGCGATCTTAAAAAGCACTTAGAAATAATCGCTTCTGACGAGTACGAAGGAAGGGAAACTGGTGAAAAGGGTCAGAAAATGGCAGCAGAGTATATCGTAAACCAGTTCAAGGGCGATAGTTTGATTGGCCCTGTAAAAGCAAATACTGACAACCCTTACCTACAACCATTTGAACTTGAAAAGTCAAGTTGGGATGATGTAACTATTGAGACAGAAGGTAAAAAGCTTTCACTTTTCAATGAATTCTTTGTTTATGGCAATACCGTACTTGAAAACGGAGAGTATGAAGTAATTTTTGGAGGTTATGGCATAGACACTGAAAAATACTCTGATTACAAAGACCTTGATGTAGAAGGTAAGATCGTGGCGGTGATGGAAGGTGAGCCAAAAACAAAAGACATCTTCTTGATTTCAGGCTCAGAAGAAAAATCACCTCAAAATGACACAAGGGCAAAAATTGCCACCGCTTCAGAAAAAGGCGCTAAAGGCATAATAATCGTTTATGAATCAGACGAAAATTACCAAAAAAGGGCACAAGTTTTTAAGCAATATGCTAGCCGCCCTTCATTAGGTTTTCCTAAAGGCAAACAAGATGAAGGAACTGCACTGTTTTTCACCTCGCCAACTTATGCCGGTGACCTCCTTGGCACTTCTCCCAAAAAACTCCAATCCGCTATTAAGAAAATAAACAAAAAAGGAAAAACCTTAGCTGGAGAGTATTCTAACACGATTGCGATTACAATGGAGAGAAAAATAGAGTCTGTAACTACTGAAAATGTACTAGGCTTTTTGGAAGGAACAGATTTGAAAGATGAAGTTGTTATAGTTACAGCTCATTACGATCATATTGGAATAACTGGTGGAGAGATAAACAATGGAGCTGACGATGATGGCTCAGGAACTGTAAGCGTTTTGGAAATTGCTGAAGCATTTACCAGTGCTAAAAAAGAAGGTCATGGCCCAAGAAGAAGCATGCTATTTATGACCGTAACTGGTGAAGAAAAAGGTCTTTTGGGTTCTAGATACTATTCTGAAAACCCAATTTTCCCAATCGAGAACACAGTAACAGACCTAAACATCGATATGGTTGGCAGGGTTGATGAAAAACATAAGGACAATCCTTTTTACATCTATATCATCGGGTCAGATATGCTATCAAGCGAGTTGCACGAGCTTAGCGAAGATGTTGCGAAAAAACAATACCCAAACATAGAGTTGGATTACCAATATAATGCAAAGGACGACCCAAATAGGTTTTACTACCGCTCTGACCACTACAACTTTGCAAAACACGGTATCCCTGTGATCTTCTATTTTAATGGAACACACGAAGATTACCACCGCCCAACTGATACTGTCGAAAAAATCCACTTCGATAAAATGGAGCAGGTTGCGAGGTTAATATTTTCTACAGCATGGGAAGTTGCCAACAGTGACAACCGTCCTTTAGTTGACAAAAAAGCTGGAAAATAA
- a CDS encoding leucine-rich repeat domain-containing protein produces MRIILSFSLLLLMSFTNRGEYPESAFEHTSQSSSINIEWWNKLEPAWQKLFAKEVGINGVPNQQHFAAIASLTVLDCSQTLITTLEPVRELKGLKSLWCDQTKVSDLGPISGLDNLKNLNFGSTKVVDLTPLKNLKSLSKLEFYRTKVTSLEPLTGVLSLEVIDCSNSSVVSLDPLKSLTNLKVLYCNNTPIKNLNALSGIQGISELSFLRTSVNSLEPLKGKANLTELVFQHTEVSSLEPVKGLSNLTVVYCEDTKVTQEEVQKFVAATPNCEVFGM; encoded by the coding sequence ATGAGGATCATACTGTCATTTTCCCTCTTGTTGCTAATGTCATTTACAAACAGAGGGGAGTATCCTGAATCGGCTTTTGAGCATACATCACAATCAAGTAGCATAAACATAGAATGGTGGAACAAACTTGAACCAGCTTGGCAAAAACTATTTGCTAAAGAAGTTGGTATCAATGGAGTTCCTAACCAACAACATTTTGCGGCCATTGCTTCGCTAACTGTTTTGGACTGTTCTCAAACCTTGATTACTACGCTAGAGCCTGTCAGAGAACTTAAAGGGTTAAAATCACTTTGGTGCGACCAAACTAAAGTCAGTGACTTGGGACCAATTTCTGGTCTTGATAACCTGAAAAATTTGAATTTTGGTTCAACTAAAGTAGTGGATTTGACACCGCTTAAAAACTTGAAAAGTCTTTCTAAGCTAGAGTTTTATAGAACTAAAGTGACAAGTCTAGAGCCTTTAACGGGTGTTCTTAGTTTAGAAGTGATTGATTGTTCTAATTCCAGTGTGGTGTCGCTTGACCCACTCAAAAGCCTTACAAACTTAAAAGTATTGTATTGCAATAATACTCCTATAAAAAACTTAAATGCACTCTCTGGGATTCAGGGGATTAGTGAACTTTCATTTTTGCGGACGAGTGTAAATAGTTTGGAGCCTTTGAAGGGCAAAGCAAACCTGACGGAGTTGGTTTTCCAGCATACTGAAGTAAGCAGTTTAGAGCCAGTAAAAGGACTAAGTAATTTGACAGTTGTATATTGTGAGGATACAAAAGTGACTCAAGAAGAAGTACAGAAGTTTGTTGCAGCTACTCCTAATTGCGAAGTTTTTGGAATGTAA
- the aroA gene encoding 3-phosphoshikimate 1-carboxyvinyltransferase: MDNEKISITHPSKKILIELQIEGSKSECNRALIMQALSHGNIELSNLSNARDSQTMLRLLASDELTFDVRDAGTTMRFLTAYCAATGRETIMTGTERMQQRPIGILIDALREIGAEISYENKEGYPPIHIKSFKQKSSNVSIRGDVSSQYISALLMVAPTLESGLELSLVGDVNSRPYINMTLALMEHFGISYIWEGNVISIKPQLYTKNQYSIEPDWSGASYWYSLVALASEAKVKLLSLRENSLQGDKAIADIMVKLGVKSTFEKDGVVLEKVAFGNDFEWDFTHCPDLAQTVAVVCAAKGIKAKLTGLQSLRIKETDRIDALQREIKKIGVEVEVVGNEEIIIPGTDPVFKPIDFYTYDDHRMAMAFAPLGLFTEVSFDDATVVNKSYPGFWNDFKKAGFVKIES; encoded by the coding sequence TTGGACAACGAGAAAATATCAATCACCCATCCTTCAAAAAAAATTTTAATTGAGCTTCAAATAGAAGGCTCAAAAAGTGAGTGTAACAGAGCGCTGATCATGCAAGCTTTGTCCCATGGCAATATTGAATTATCGAATCTATCAAATGCTCGCGATTCACAAACAATGCTTCGTTTACTGGCTTCGGATGAGCTTACTTTTGATGTAAGAGATGCTGGGACTACTATGCGCTTTTTAACGGCTTATTGCGCTGCAACAGGTCGGGAAACGATAATGACGGGAACTGAGAGGATGCAGCAGCGACCAATCGGGATTTTGATAGATGCATTGAGGGAAATTGGGGCTGAAATTTCCTATGAAAACAAGGAGGGTTACCCGCCTATTCATATCAAAAGCTTTAAGCAAAAAAGCAGTAACGTAAGTATAAGGGGCGATGTGAGCAGTCAGTATATCTCGGCTCTACTGATGGTTGCGCCTACATTAGAAAGTGGGTTAGAGCTATCGCTTGTGGGTGATGTCAATTCACGTCCTTATATCAACATGACGCTTGCTTTGATGGAGCATTTTGGGATAAGCTATATATGGGAGGGAAATGTGATTTCAATTAAGCCTCAATTGTATACTAAAAATCAATATTCCATAGAGCCAGATTGGTCGGGAGCGAGCTATTGGTACAGTTTAGTTGCCTTAGCTTCAGAAGCTAAGGTGAAATTGCTAAGCCTGAGAGAGAACTCTTTGCAGGGCGATAAGGCTATTGCTGATATTATGGTTAAGTTAGGTGTCAAATCTACTTTTGAAAAAGATGGGGTAGTGTTGGAAAAAGTGGCTTTTGGAAATGATTTTGAATGGGACTTTACCCATTGCCCTGACCTTGCCCAAACCGTTGCCGTAGTTTGTGCGGCAAAAGGAATAAAGGCAAAGTTAACAGGTTTGCAAAGTTTGAGAATTAAAGAAACGGATAGGATTGATGCTTTGCAACGAGAGATAAAGAAAATAGGAGTGGAAGTGGAAGTGGTTGGGAATGAAGAAATTATTATACCTGGTACTGATCCTGTATTTAAACCTATTGATTTTTATACGTATGATGACCACCGAATGGCAATGGCTTTTGCCCCACTTGGTTTGTTTACAGAAGTGAGTTTTGACGACGCTACAGTGGTCAACAAATCTTACCCTGGATTTTGGAATGATTTTAAGAAAGCGGGGTTTGTAAAAATAGAAAGTTAG
- the lipB gene encoding lipoyl(octanoyl) transferase LipB, translating into MEQKKNKVTYLRHLGKMSYKEAWDYQTVLFEEIVKMKLENRKLEEAGGHPKTTHNHLLFVEHPHVYTLGKSGDMNNLLLQQNGLREHKAEFFKINRGGDITYHGPGQVVGYPILDLDHFMTDIHLYMRMIEEAIILTLADYGLVAGRIDGLTGVWLDHEKKINPRKICAIGVKMSRWVTMHGFALNVNTDLSYFGHIVPCGITDKAVTSMEKELGKKVEMADVEAKLQGHLSSLFEMEIVPQPNSYLPENVMATTENN; encoded by the coding sequence ATGGAACAGAAAAAAAACAAAGTGACATATTTGAGGCATTTGGGTAAAATGTCGTACAAAGAGGCTTGGGATTACCAAACTGTACTTTTTGAAGAAATAGTGAAAATGAAGCTTGAAAACCGCAAACTGGAAGAAGCGGGCGGGCATCCGAAAACTACACACAATCATCTGCTTTTTGTGGAGCACCCTCATGTATATACACTTGGGAAAAGTGGTGATATGAATAATTTGCTTCTCCAACAAAATGGTTTGCGTGAGCATAAAGCTGAGTTTTTCAAAATAAATAGAGGAGGAGATATTACCTACCATGGACCAGGGCAAGTGGTCGGTTACCCAATTTTGGACCTAGACCATTTCATGACTGACATCCACCTGTACATGAGAATGATAGAAGAAGCAATTATTCTCACCTTGGCAGATTATGGCTTGGTAGCAGGACGGATCGATGGTCTTACGGGTGTGTGGCTGGACCACGAGAAAAAAATAAACCCTCGTAAAATTTGCGCCATTGGGGTGAAAATGAGCCGATGGGTCACTATGCACGGTTTTGCCCTCAATGTTAATACAGATCTTTCTTACTTTGGGCATATTGTCCCTTGTGGAATCACTGATAAAGCGGTGACTTCTATGGAGAAAGAATTGGGTAAAAAAGTTGAGATGGCTGACGTAGAGGCAAAACTTCAAGGGCATTTGTCAAGCTTGTTTGAGATGGAAATTGTTCCACAGCCCAATAGCTATTTGCCCGAAAATGTCATGGCAACCACAGAAAATAACTAG
- a CDS encoding AAA family ATPase, which translates to MKEESRSPENSAKYKYKGLKIYSSTEWLANGQKKYRRVFESCEVSYLYVELSFFNKYFDVENWFIHLTLKCYKLVEGEKELLCELPLEKEVPVAENVVKIREGWGHEEPGHYWKRGDYLWEAYIQDDFVGKAYFYVEDSGPVTPELNPYFELMNIKLFEGGDSGIEQDQRKYLKQFSVKDTRYVWAEFVIENLQERSWFSEITFNFYNEARQLKGCTVELRQIKNTESEVVLVTGWGSELKGSWYYGRYTLEVVFMDQLLAIVPFECGDENVEGNCQVLVGEDTFIKQDDDALAESTGEKLEDNLKQLNKLIGLVEIKKRIHDYVKYLEFVKLRKEQGFEESEPANLHSVFLGNPGTGKTTVARLLGKLYYQMGLLSNGKLHEVGRAELIGQYIGQTAPKVKDIIETARGGVLFIDEAYSLVRNEDDNKDYGHEVIEILVKEMSDGPGDIAIFAAGYPKEMEIFLSSNPGLKSRFKTYFNFPDYLPQDLMQIADIMSAEKEISFTKSARASLKKKLTDKFRERDHTFGNARLVSSIIDEAKMEMGLRVMKEVAGVAGHEPKKQKLKNIKLEDLEAVFKSQEKENPEIGIDHELLTISLEKLNELVGLTSIKNNIHELIRLVKFYRESHRDILGKFPLHTVFKGNPGTGKTTVARILAQTYKALGILERGHLVECSRQDLVAGYIGQTAMKTQELVSKAKGGVLFVDEAYSLFSSNGTGDYGKEAMEVILKEMEDSRGEFIVIMAGYTGEMERLLKMNPGLKSRFEKEMLFEDFNVDELYEIACFMLAEENLKADAKAKDHLRRHFELLYHKRDKFFGNGREVRKLIDQSIKIQHLRMAALPQQKRTKKALQTLTYADVKQINVESLFGKQQKGIGFSLS; encoded by the coding sequence ATGAAGGAAGAAAGTAGAAGCCCAGAAAATTCCGCCAAATACAAGTACAAAGGGCTAAAAATTTACTCCTCTACCGAGTGGTTGGCTAATGGGCAAAAAAAATATAGACGGGTTTTTGAGAGCTGCGAGGTTTCTTATCTGTATGTGGAACTTTCATTTTTCAACAAATATTTTGATGTAGAAAATTGGTTTATACACCTCACATTAAAATGTTACAAACTAGTGGAGGGCGAAAAAGAACTTCTTTGTGAGCTGCCCTTGGAGAAGGAAGTGCCCGTGGCCGAAAACGTGGTAAAAATACGAGAAGGTTGGGGGCATGAAGAGCCAGGACATTACTGGAAAAGGGGCGATTACTTGTGGGAAGCTTACATTCAAGATGACTTTGTTGGGAAAGCGTATTTTTATGTAGAAGATAGCGGACCTGTAACGCCTGAGCTAAATCCCTATTTTGAGCTCATGAATATCAAGCTTTTTGAGGGGGGGGATTCGGGTATAGAACAGGATCAACGAAAATACCTCAAGCAATTTAGTGTAAAAGATACTCGCTATGTGTGGGCTGAGTTTGTGATAGAAAATCTTCAAGAACGCTCATGGTTTAGTGAAATCACCTTCAATTTTTATAATGAGGCAAGGCAACTTAAAGGCTGCACCGTAGAGCTTAGACAAATAAAAAATACGGAATCGGAAGTAGTTTTGGTAACAGGTTGGGGCTCCGAATTGAAAGGGTCGTGGTATTATGGTCGCTATACTTTAGAAGTAGTGTTCATGGATCAGTTGCTGGCAATAGTTCCTTTTGAATGTGGCGATGAAAATGTAGAGGGAAATTGCCAAGTACTTGTAGGTGAGGATACTTTTATCAAACAAGATGACGATGCTTTGGCCGAAAGTACGGGTGAAAAATTAGAAGATAACTTAAAGCAACTGAACAAGCTGATAGGCTTGGTAGAGATAAAGAAACGGATTCACGATTATGTGAAATACCTTGAATTTGTGAAGCTCAGGAAAGAACAGGGCTTTGAAGAAAGTGAACCTGCCAACTTGCATTCGGTATTTTTGGGCAACCCTGGTACAGGAAAAACTACTGTGGCCCGTTTGCTAGGAAAGCTGTATTACCAGATGGGGTTGCTGAGCAATGGCAAATTGCATGAAGTAGGCAGGGCAGAGTTAATAGGTCAGTATATTGGGCAGACGGCACCGAAGGTAAAAGATATTATAGAGACTGCCCGAGGTGGTGTTTTGTTCATTGATGAGGCATATTCACTGGTGCGAAACGAGGACGACAATAAGGATTATGGTCATGAGGTTATCGAGATTTTGGTAAAGGAAATGTCGGATGGACCTGGTGATATTGCCATTTTTGCCGCAGGTTATCCCAAGGAAATGGAGATCTTTTTAAGTTCTAACCCTGGTCTCAAATCTCGTTTTAAAACCTATTTTAACTTTCCTGACTACCTGCCCCAAGACCTGATGCAAATAGCCGATATCATGTCCGCAGAGAAGGAAATCAGTTTTACCAAAAGTGCTCGTGCATCTCTGAAGAAAAAGCTTACCGATAAGTTTAGGGAGCGTGACCATACGTTTGGCAATGCGAGGCTGGTAAGCTCCATTATAGACGAAGCCAAAATGGAAATGGGCTTAAGGGTGATGAAAGAAGTAGCTGGAGTGGCAGGTCATGAGCCTAAAAAACAGAAATTGAAAAATATAAAGCTGGAGGATTTAGAAGCAGTTTTCAAGTCGCAAGAAAAAGAGAATCCAGAGATTGGAATTGACCATGAACTTTTGACTATTTCATTGGAGAAGTTGAATGAATTGGTGGGACTTACTTCTATAAAAAATAATATTCACGAGCTTATCAGGTTGGTGAAGTTTTACAGGGAGTCGCACCGAGATATTTTGGGGAAGTTTCCTCTTCATACTGTATTTAAAGGCAACCCTGGTACAGGAAAAACTACCGTAGCACGCATTTTAGCTCAGACTTACAAAGCCTTGGGGATTTTGGAAAGAGGACATTTGGTAGAGTGCAGTAGGCAAGATTTAGTGGCGGGCTACATAGGTCAAACAGCCATGAAAACTCAAGAACTAGTGAGCAAAGCCAAAGGAGGGGTGCTGTTTGTAGATGAGGCCTACTCGCTTTTTTCGAGCAATGGAACGGGGGACTATGGAAAAGAAGCGATGGAGGTGATTTTGAAAGAGATGGAAGACAGCAGGGGCGAGTTCATTGTGATAATGGCAGGGTATACAGGTGAGATGGAGCGGTTACTAAAGATGAACCCAGGCTTGAAATCGCGATTTGAAAAAGAAATGTTGTTCGAAGATTTTAATGTAGATGAGCTTTACGAGATAGCTTGTTTCATGCTTGCCGAAGAAAACCTGAAGGCTGATGCAAAAGCAAAAGACCATTTGCGCAGGCATTTCGAACTTCTTTATCATAAACGTGATAAGTTTTTTGGGAATGGGAGGGAAGTGAGAAAGCTTATTGACCAGTCTATAAAAATACAACATCTGCGTATGGCTGCCTTGCCTCAGCAGAAGCGAACCAAAAAAGCGCTCCAAACATTAACTTATGCTGATGTGAAACAAATTAATGTGGAAAGTTTGTTTGGTAAGCAGCAGAAAGGAATAGGCTTTAGCCTGTCTTAG
- a CDS encoding chorismate-binding protein — protein sequence MQKTLKKVETFNIKTQTRKLLADTFTPVSIYLQLRDVFVNSILLESSDYHGNDNAFTYICCEPIATFEAKGKSVTEKLPNGKTINHSLASNSEMLGHLNGFVEKFKAEDLGHKFIHNGLFGYMTYDSVQYYEEIEFGNKPTEEMKIPDTMYQVYRYIIAINHFNEEIFLFENNVEGVESLSKLDQIQALLSNRSYVTHQFDPEPEEATNFTDDEYMGIVEKGIKHCKRGDVFQIVLSRRFSKNFKGDEFNVYRALRSINPSPYLFYFDYGNYKIFGSSPEAQIVIKDKQAAIYPIAGTFRRTGNDKQDEEVARQLFDDPKENSEHLMLVDLARNDLSRNGEKVEVATFKEIQYFSHVIHLVSKVIGKVTKDNILQVVADTFPAGTLSGAPKYMAMELIDKYETVSRGYYGGCIGFLGFNGEFNHAIMIRSFLSKNNTLYYQAGAGVVAKSNPRSEMEEVNNKLMALRKAIEVASEIKA from the coding sequence ATGCAAAAGACCCTCAAAAAAGTGGAAACATTTAACATCAAAACCCAAACACGAAAATTACTGGCAGACACTTTTACCCCTGTTAGTATCTACCTCCAGCTAAGAGATGTGTTCGTAAACAGCATTTTGCTAGAAAGCTCCGACTACCATGGCAATGACAATGCTTTTACCTACATCTGCTGTGAGCCTATCGCCACTTTTGAAGCAAAAGGAAAGTCTGTGACCGAAAAGCTTCCAAATGGAAAAACCATCAACCATTCGCTGGCATCTAACAGCGAAATGCTCGGACATCTCAACGGGTTTGTGGAAAAATTCAAAGCCGAAGATTTAGGACATAAGTTCATCCACAACGGGCTTTTTGGCTACATGACCTACGACTCGGTACAATATTATGAAGAAATAGAATTTGGGAACAAGCCTACCGAGGAAATGAAAATTCCCGATACAATGTATCAAGTTTATCGCTATATCATCGCTATCAATCATTTCAACGAAGAAATTTTCCTGTTTGAAAACAATGTAGAAGGGGTGGAAAGCCTAAGCAAACTCGACCAAATTCAGGCACTGCTCAGTAACCGAAGTTACGTTACCCACCAGTTTGACCCAGAACCCGAGGAAGCCACCAATTTTACCGACGATGAATATATGGGAATCGTGGAAAAAGGAATAAAGCATTGCAAGCGAGGAGATGTTTTCCAAATAGTACTTTCCCGCAGGTTCAGCAAAAATTTCAAAGGTGACGAATTCAACGTCTATCGCGCCCTACGCTCCATCAATCCCTCCCCCTACCTTTTCTACTTCGACTATGGCAACTACAAAATATTTGGTTCTTCGCCCGAAGCCCAAATTGTAATTAAAGACAAGCAAGCTGCCATTTATCCAATAGCGGGTACTTTCCGCCGAACCGGAAACGACAAGCAAGACGAAGAAGTAGCAAGGCAACTTTTTGACGATCCCAAAGAAAACTCAGAGCACTTAATGCTGGTAGATTTGGCTAGAAACGACCTAAGCAGAAATGGAGAAAAAGTAGAAGTTGCCACGTTCAAAGAAATTCAGTACTTCTCGCACGTAATTCATTTGGTTTCCAAAGTAATTGGCAAAGTAACGAAAGATAATATTTTACAAGTAGTTGCAGATACCTTTCCCGCTGGTACACTTTCCGGAGCTCCAAAATATATGGCCATGGAACTTATTGATAAATACGAAACCGTAAGCCGAGGGTACTACGGAGGCTGCATCGGATTTTTAGGCTTCAACGGCGAGTTTAACCATGCTATAATGATCCGTTCGTTCCTCTCTAAAAACAATACACTTTATTACCAAGCAGGAGCTGGAGTAGTGGCAAAATCGAACCCAAGAAGTGAAATGGAAGAGGTGAACAACAAACTAATGGCACTCAGAAAAGCCATTGAGGTTGCTTCGGAAATAAAAGCATAA